A stretch of Apostichopus japonicus isolate 1M-3 chromosome 9, ASM3797524v1, whole genome shotgun sequence DNA encodes these proteins:
- the LOC139974145 gene encoding uncharacterized protein isoform X3: protein MRLHSAAVKGDVEKLRQISETGKVCVDSVDKEGTTPLILAAANNHIDCITELLDQGADPNLKRETGTTAIFFASQGGYLEIVSLLINSKAEFDSPSKGGGTPLIVACQCNHLPVVEILVENGANIHQQMDDGATALFIAAQSGNLDIVKYLIIYGADVNLCRTDGASPLWISAQMGHFEVLSELLYHRATVDAAREDGVTPLFKASHKGHVECVRELLKCGANTGLMANGESALHAAALHGHLTIVNKLVQSGADVNLKNKEGVRPIDLARDADYTLIVEFLKTCNPGDEAPCYTSSTEDKVILDLEDRDQVETNC, encoded by the exons ATGAGGCTCCACAGTGCCGCAGTTAAAGGTGATGTGGAGAAACTCAGGCAGATTTCTGAAACAGGAAAGGTCTGTGTAGACAGCGTCGACAAG GAAGGCACAACACCTCTTATCCTAGCAGCAGCCAACAACCACATCGATTGCATCACAGAGCTTTTGGATCAGGGTGCCGACCCAAATCTGAAACGGGAG ACTGGTACAACTGCTATATTTTTTGCTAGTCAAGGAGGTTACCTAGAAATTGTCTCTTTGCTCATCAATTCTAAAGCCGAATTTGATTCGCCCAGTAAG gGTGGTGGTACACCCTTAATTGTCGCTTGCCAGTGTAACCACTTACCAGTTGTGGAAATCCTTGTGGAAAATGGTGCTAATATACACCAGCAGATGGAT GATGGTGCAACAGCCCTTTTCATAGCAGCTCAGAGTGGCAACCTTGACATTGTGAAGTATCTAATAATTTATGGGGCTGATGTTAATCTTTGTAGAACA GATGGAGCTTCACCTCTCTGGATATCTGCTCAAATGGGTCATTTTGAAGTCCTATCAGAGCTTCTGTACCATAGAGCGACTGTAGATGCTGCCAGAGAG GATGGGGTCACCCCTCTGTTCAAAGCTTCTCATAAGGGCCATGTAGAATGCGTTCGAGAACTTTTAAAGTGTGGTGCAAATACAGGACTAATGGCG AATGGTGAGAGTGCTCTGCATGCTGCTGCTCTACATGGCCACTTGACAATTGTCAACAAACTTGTGCAATCCGGAGCGGAtgtcaatttaaaaaataag GAAGGGGTTCGACCCATCGATCTTGCCCGAGATGCAGACTACACTCTCATCGTGGAGTTTCTCAAGACTTGTAACCCCGGCGACGAAGCACCTTGTTATACCAGCAGTACAGAAGATAAAGTTATTCTTGATTTGGAGGACAGAGACCAGGTTGAAACAAATTGTTAA
- the LOC139974145 gene encoding uncharacterized protein isoform X2: MSAKESLSDMRLHSAAVKGDVEKLRQISETGKVCVDSVDKEGTTPLILAAANNHIDCITELLDQGADPNLKRETGTTAIFFASQGGYLEIVSLLINSKAEFDSPSKGGGTPLIVACQCNHLPVVEILVENGANIHQQMDDGATALFIAAQSGNLDIVKYLIIYGADVNLCRTDGASPLWISAQMGHFEVLSELLYHRATVDAAREDGVTPLFKASHKGHVECVRELLKCGANTGLMANGESALHAAALHGHLTIVNKLVQSGADVNLKNKEGVRPIDLARDADYTLIVEFLKTCNPGDEAPCYTSSTEDKVILDLEDRDQVETNC, encoded by the exons ATGTCTGCCAAG GAATCTCTTTCGGACATGAGGCTCCACAGTGCCGCAGTTAAAGGTGATGTGGAGAAACTCAGGCAGATTTCTGAAACAGGAAAGGTCTGTGTAGACAGCGTCGACAAG GAAGGCACAACACCTCTTATCCTAGCAGCAGCCAACAACCACATCGATTGCATCACAGAGCTTTTGGATCAGGGTGCCGACCCAAATCTGAAACGGGAG ACTGGTACAACTGCTATATTTTTTGCTAGTCAAGGAGGTTACCTAGAAATTGTCTCTTTGCTCATCAATTCTAAAGCCGAATTTGATTCGCCCAGTAAG gGTGGTGGTACACCCTTAATTGTCGCTTGCCAGTGTAACCACTTACCAGTTGTGGAAATCCTTGTGGAAAATGGTGCTAATATACACCAGCAGATGGAT GATGGTGCAACAGCCCTTTTCATAGCAGCTCAGAGTGGCAACCTTGACATTGTGAAGTATCTAATAATTTATGGGGCTGATGTTAATCTTTGTAGAACA GATGGAGCTTCACCTCTCTGGATATCTGCTCAAATGGGTCATTTTGAAGTCCTATCAGAGCTTCTGTACCATAGAGCGACTGTAGATGCTGCCAGAGAG GATGGGGTCACCCCTCTGTTCAAAGCTTCTCATAAGGGCCATGTAGAATGCGTTCGAGAACTTTTAAAGTGTGGTGCAAATACAGGACTAATGGCG AATGGTGAGAGTGCTCTGCATGCTGCTGCTCTACATGGCCACTTGACAATTGTCAACAAACTTGTGCAATCCGGAGCGGAtgtcaatttaaaaaataag GAAGGGGTTCGACCCATCGATCTTGCCCGAGATGCAGACTACACTCTCATCGTGGAGTTTCTCAAGACTTGTAACCCCGGCGACGAAGCACCTTGTTATACCAGCAGTACAGAAGATAAAGTTATTCTTGATTTGGAGGACAGAGACCAGGTTGAAACAAATTGTTAA
- the LOC139974145 gene encoding uncharacterized protein isoform X1 — protein sequence MSAKKESLSDMRLHSAAVKGDVEKLRQISETGKVCVDSVDKEGTTPLILAAANNHIDCITELLDQGADPNLKRETGTTAIFFASQGGYLEIVSLLINSKAEFDSPSKGGGTPLIVACQCNHLPVVEILVENGANIHQQMDDGATALFIAAQSGNLDIVKYLIIYGADVNLCRTDGASPLWISAQMGHFEVLSELLYHRATVDAAREDGVTPLFKASHKGHVECVRELLKCGANTGLMANGESALHAAALHGHLTIVNKLVQSGADVNLKNKEGVRPIDLARDADYTLIVEFLKTCNPGDEAPCYTSSTEDKVILDLEDRDQVETNC from the exons ATGTCTGCCAAG AAGGAATCTCTTTCGGACATGAGGCTCCACAGTGCCGCAGTTAAAGGTGATGTGGAGAAACTCAGGCAGATTTCTGAAACAGGAAAGGTCTGTGTAGACAGCGTCGACAAG GAAGGCACAACACCTCTTATCCTAGCAGCAGCCAACAACCACATCGATTGCATCACAGAGCTTTTGGATCAGGGTGCCGACCCAAATCTGAAACGGGAG ACTGGTACAACTGCTATATTTTTTGCTAGTCAAGGAGGTTACCTAGAAATTGTCTCTTTGCTCATCAATTCTAAAGCCGAATTTGATTCGCCCAGTAAG gGTGGTGGTACACCCTTAATTGTCGCTTGCCAGTGTAACCACTTACCAGTTGTGGAAATCCTTGTGGAAAATGGTGCTAATATACACCAGCAGATGGAT GATGGTGCAACAGCCCTTTTCATAGCAGCTCAGAGTGGCAACCTTGACATTGTGAAGTATCTAATAATTTATGGGGCTGATGTTAATCTTTGTAGAACA GATGGAGCTTCACCTCTCTGGATATCTGCTCAAATGGGTCATTTTGAAGTCCTATCAGAGCTTCTGTACCATAGAGCGACTGTAGATGCTGCCAGAGAG GATGGGGTCACCCCTCTGTTCAAAGCTTCTCATAAGGGCCATGTAGAATGCGTTCGAGAACTTTTAAAGTGTGGTGCAAATACAGGACTAATGGCG AATGGTGAGAGTGCTCTGCATGCTGCTGCTCTACATGGCCACTTGACAATTGTCAACAAACTTGTGCAATCCGGAGCGGAtgtcaatttaaaaaataag GAAGGGGTTCGACCCATCGATCTTGCCCGAGATGCAGACTACACTCTCATCGTGGAGTTTCTCAAGACTTGTAACCCCGGCGACGAAGCACCTTGTTATACCAGCAGTACAGAAGATAAAGTTATTCTTGATTTGGAGGACAGAGACCAGGTTGAAACAAATTGTTAA